A genomic region of Candidatus Delongbacteria bacterium contains the following coding sequences:
- a CDS encoding SRPBCC family protein: MFLFLSSALVLACVGFLGWVLFRDRSAPVAARVERLLAASPERVWAVQSDLANWSRWNPDVRSLILHGPLQAGSAFDWNGGGMQIHSVLSEVTAPARIAWSGQAFGIRAHHSWEFVAEGTGTRVITEEVFTGPLAWLLPGTLRSVLEKALTTGLDHLQAEVERTA, from the coding sequence ATGTTTCTGTTCTTGTCGAGCGCCCTCGTACTGGCCTGTGTGGGCTTCCTGGGCTGGGTCCTGTTCCGCGACCGTTCGGCTCCCGTGGCGGCACGTGTCGAGCGCCTGCTGGCCGCCTCGCCGGAAAGGGTCTGGGCCGTGCAGTCCGATCTGGCCAACTGGTCCCGCTGGAATCCCGATGTGCGGTCACTGATTCTGCATGGTCCGCTGCAGGCAGGTTCAGCCTTCGACTGGAATGGAGGCGGCATGCAGATCCATTCGGTGCTGAGCGAGGTCACGGCTCCCGCGCGCATCGCCTGGAGCGGGCAGGCCTTCGGAATCAGGGCCCACCACAGCTGGGAATTCGTGGCCGAAGGAACGGGCACCCGCGTGATCACCGAAGAAGTCTTCACCGGCCCTCTGGCCTGGCTGCTGCCGGGCACCCTGCGCTCGGTTCTGGAGAAGGCCCTGACCACCGGGCTGGACCATCTTCAGGCGGAAGTGGAGCGCACGGCCTGA
- a CDS encoding DinB family protein, with protein sequence MYTSAALIDLHTRAHWSLQALYAHCSRFSQEELAREFAGFGVSSLREQFQHCISAEEYWVGVIHGRMDVNGEEPPLASIPELDAYRQQVAGRTLDYLNRASEQELNTPRTLLCWPNQERSLVPARIIGRLVTHLYQHQGQCTALCRLLGQPVNGLDFPLANELPSL encoded by the coding sequence ATGTACACATCCGCCGCCCTGATCGACCTGCACACGCGCGCCCATTGGAGTCTGCAGGCACTGTACGCGCATTGCAGCCGGTTCAGCCAGGAAGAACTGGCGCGGGAATTCGCGGGATTCGGGGTCTCCAGTCTGCGCGAGCAGTTCCAGCACTGCATTTCCGCGGAAGAATACTGGGTGGGCGTGATCCATGGCCGCATGGATGTCAACGGTGAAGAGCCGCCTCTGGCCAGCATTCCCGAACTCGATGCCTACCGCCAGCAGGTGGCCGGGCGCACGCTGGACTACCTGAACCGGGCCAGCGAGCAGGAACTGAACACGCCCAGAACGCTGCTCTGCTGGCCCAACCAGGAGCGCTCGCTGGTGCCGGCCCGGATCATCGGACGTCTCGTGACTCATCTGTACCAGCATCAGGGGCAATGCACGGCGCTCTGCCGTCTGCTGGGCCAGCCGGTCAACGGGCTGGATTTTCCTCTGGCCAACGAGTTGCCGTCACTCTGA
- a CDS encoding NAD(P)-dependent alcohol dehydrogenase: MSQSRTIHAHAVHEAGGKFEPFSYEVGELGPDEVELEVLYCGICHSDLSMANNEWGMTQFPLVAGHEVVGRIAARGRDVTHLELGMTVGLGWHSGYCGHCHACNSGDQNLCASAESTIVARHGGFADRVRARAASIIPIPAGIDPASAGPLFCGGITVFNPIVQFGIKSTDKVAVIGVGGLGHLAVQFLRAWGCEVTAFTSSDSKRTEALELGAHRTLNSRDPEEIAAAAWSFDFILSTVNVKLDWGLYINTLKPKGRMHFVGATLEPLDVGVFSLMMGQRSISSSPVGSPTTMETMLDFAARHGIKAQVESYPMSQINVAFDRLRSGKTKYRIVLANS, from the coding sequence ATGAGTCAATCCCGCACGATCCATGCCCATGCCGTTCACGAGGCTGGCGGCAAGTTCGAACCTTTCAGCTACGAGGTTGGCGAGCTGGGGCCCGACGAGGTCGAACTGGAGGTGCTGTACTGCGGCATCTGCCACAGCGACCTGAGCATGGCCAACAATGAATGGGGCATGACGCAGTTTCCGCTGGTGGCGGGCCACGAAGTGGTGGGCAGGATCGCGGCCAGGGGCCGTGATGTCACGCACCTGGAGCTGGGCATGACCGTGGGACTGGGCTGGCACAGTGGCTACTGTGGCCATTGCCATGCCTGCAACTCGGGCGACCAGAATCTCTGCGCCTCGGCCGAGTCCACCATTGTCGCCCGCCACGGTGGATTTGCCGACCGAGTGCGTGCCCGGGCTGCCAGCATCATTCCGATTCCGGCGGGAATCGACCCGGCCTCGGCTGGCCCGCTGTTCTGCGGTGGCATCACCGTATTCAACCCCATCGTGCAGTTCGGAATCAAGTCGACCGACAAGGTTGCCGTGATCGGCGTGGGCGGACTGGGGCATCTGGCCGTGCAGTTCCTCAGGGCCTGGGGCTGCGAGGTCACCGCCTTCACCTCCAGCGACTCCAAGCGCACGGAAGCCCTGGAACTGGGCGCCCACCGAACCCTGAATTCGCGTGACCCGGAGGAAATCGCCGCCGCGGCCTGGAGTTTTGACTTCATTCTGTCCACGGTCAACGTGAAGCTGGACTGGGGCCTGTACATCAACACCCTCAAACCCAAGGGGCGCATGCACTTCGTGGGTGCCACCCTCGAGCCGCTGGATGTGGGAGTGTTTTCCCTGATGATGGGCCAGCGCTCCATTTCGTCCTCGCCGGTGGGCAGCCCGACCACCATGGAAACGATGCTGGACTTTGCCGCCCGGCACGGCATCAAAGCCCAGGTCGAGAGCTATCCCATGAGCCAGATCAACGTGGCCTTCGATCGTCTGCGCTCGGGCAAGACCAAGTACCGCATCGTGCTTGCCAACAGCTGA
- a CDS encoding VCBS repeat-containing protein yields the protein MNTQRVVGALLWAVLAASTASAQYLNIDSVFPAPFANHVAPAEPIRIMFDQPLDEAFLSPATFIVTGSQSGPLDGTLSATANQEAVFTPDPLYRPGETVSFTITMGLRGINGDHLERGHSYSFVVAAVAPPEGSVFSQRVISGTSTQGREIRALDYDHDRDLDLVNAHEGVPERLIVTENLGDGVFCSFDTGGNFRLCSVFDIDGDGDYDNFGATGAFDTELNWFENEGSPPYTEHLISVEDPWTIVGGDLDSDGDADVLAAVLLPNRLLWWANDGAGNFAAPVSIPTSFGGGSDSWFTLCDINGDAAMDILAFHRDDYNVVWYENDGSQNFTEHLIENAPDRGRLASGDLDDDGDVDIVIVSVENSPTRHIGWYENDGAESFSYHNIDWDGVGRLYTVDIADLDGDQDMDILGGGAQFINDGAQNFTGEVFGGGLGRNGNSYANGLSHADLDQDGDTDILVIGLYALAWYENNPVIQLLETLPANGAASVAPDAGIALQFDQALDAATVGAEAVFVRSPWRGEVPGSFSLDGSDRLIFTPDQPFLAGERIEVSVNDRLLSTSGHNLGVTQGFQFTVASAPAVNPAFEPHPIHTHDGNLVGLDLADIDGDGDLDLATCSWTELLWHENDGSGSFDSHFLTATDTPVAVHLLDEDGDGDMDLWVDNNGSTSSELHRNDGDQNFSAENITGALRVRQIKDCNHDGDLDVLYGSYVDNRLNWLDGNCGNYTGYGWLPTVYANSALSADMDNDGVDDMLLAASQGVFALENDGWRIHTQRSINATSSVALAVADLDGDGDLDPLVVESFSGLVWHENLSTSDSLHFGPAQEIGALSQDPRDLVAADLDGDGDPDVAVVSRNGDQLVWQLNRLAELEADFGPQTFAPAAGDGYTLLRSGDLDGDGDIDLITISDGDDQLIWWENTGITAVREPAVQTRARSLALWPVVPNPFNPSTTVQFELPVAGQVRLAVYNAAGQLVRTLLDENRAAGEYSVLWEGLNESNAPVASGLYLLRLEAGGEVLVRKAVLLR from the coding sequence GCGAACCATGTGGCTCCTGCGGAGCCGATCCGGATCATGTTCGACCAGCCGCTCGATGAAGCATTTCTGAGCCCGGCCACGTTCATCGTCACGGGCAGCCAGAGTGGCCCGCTGGATGGCACCTTGAGCGCGACAGCCAACCAGGAAGCCGTATTCACTCCGGACCCGCTCTACCGCCCCGGCGAGACGGTGTCGTTCACGATCACCATGGGACTGCGCGGCATCAACGGGGACCATCTTGAACGGGGCCACAGTTACTCCTTCGTGGTGGCCGCTGTCGCTCCCCCGGAGGGCAGTGTGTTCTCCCAGCGCGTGATCAGCGGCACCAGTACCCAGGGGCGCGAGATCCGGGCGCTGGATTATGATCACGACCGGGATCTGGATCTGGTCAACGCGCACGAAGGCGTCCCGGAGCGGCTGATCGTGACTGAGAATCTGGGGGATGGGGTCTTCTGTTCCTTCGACACCGGCGGCAACTTCCGGCTGTGTTCGGTCTTCGACATCGACGGTGATGGCGACTACGACAATTTTGGAGCCACGGGAGCCTTCGACACGGAACTCAACTGGTTCGAGAATGAAGGCAGTCCACCGTACACGGAACACCTGATCAGTGTCGAGGACCCCTGGACGATCGTTGGCGGCGATCTGGACAGCGACGGGGATGCCGATGTGCTGGCGGCCGTCCTCCTGCCCAACCGACTGCTCTGGTGGGCCAACGATGGCGCGGGAAACTTCGCGGCGCCCGTCAGCATCCCCACGAGCTTCGGGGGCGGAAGCGACTCCTGGTTCACGCTCTGCGACATCAACGGCGACGCCGCGATGGACATTCTGGCCTTTCACCGGGACGACTACAATGTGGTGTGGTACGAAAACGACGGCAGTCAGAATTTCACGGAACACCTGATCGAGAATGCGCCCGACCGCGGCCGGCTGGCCAGCGGCGACCTGGATGACGACGGCGATGTGGACATCGTGATCGTGAGCGTGGAGAACTCGCCCACCCGACACATCGGCTGGTACGAGAACGACGGCGCCGAGAGTTTCAGCTACCACAACATTGACTGGGATGGCGTGGGACGCCTGTATACGGTGGATATCGCGGACCTGGACGGCGACCAGGACATGGACATCCTGGGCGGCGGGGCGCAGTTCATCAACGACGGCGCGCAGAACTTCACGGGAGAGGTCTTCGGTGGAGGTCTGGGACGCAACGGAAACTCCTATGCCAACGGACTGAGCCACGCCGATCTGGATCAGGACGGGGACACGGACATCCTGGTCATCGGTCTGTATGCGCTGGCCTGGTACGAGAACAATCCGGTGATCCAGCTGCTGGAGACCCTGCCGGCCAACGGTGCCGCGAGTGTCGCGCCCGATGCGGGCATCGCGCTGCAGTTCGACCAGGCCCTGGACGCGGCCACCGTGGGCGCCGAAGCGGTCTTCGTGCGCAGTCCCTGGCGCGGGGAAGTGCCCGGCAGTTTTTCGCTGGACGGGAGTGACCGGTTGATCTTCACGCCCGATCAGCCCTTCCTGGCTGGCGAACGGATCGAGGTCTCCGTGAACGACCGCCTGCTCTCGACCAGTGGACACAATCTGGGCGTGACACAGGGCTTCCAGTTCACGGTAGCCAGCGCGCCGGCGGTCAACCCCGCGTTCGAACCCCATCCGATCCACACCCATGACGGGAACCTGGTGGGCCTGGATCTGGCCGACATCGATGGGGACGGGGATCTGGATCTGGCGACCTGCAGCTGGACCGAACTGCTCTGGCACGAGAACGACGGAAGCGGCTCCTTCGACTCCCACTTTCTGACAGCCACGGACACACCGGTGGCCGTGCACCTTCTGGATGAGGACGGGGATGGAGACATGGACCTCTGGGTGGACAACAACGGCAGCACATCCAGCGAGCTCCATCGCAACGACGGTGACCAGAACTTCAGCGCCGAAAACATCACGGGAGCCTTGCGTGTCAGGCAGATCAAGGACTGCAACCACGACGGAGACCTGGATGTGCTTTACGGTTCATATGTGGACAACAGACTCAACTGGCTGGACGGAAACTGCGGGAATTACACAGGGTATGGCTGGTTGCCCACTGTCTACGCAAACTCCGCGCTGAGCGCCGACATGGACAACGATGGTGTCGACGACATGCTGCTGGCCGCCAGCCAGGGCGTCTTCGCCCTCGAGAACGATGGCTGGCGAATTCACACCCAGCGCAGCATCAATGCCACATCTTCGGTCGCGCTGGCGGTGGCCGATCTGGACGGTGACGGGGACCTGGACCCACTGGTGGTCGAGAGTTTCAGTGGATTGGTGTGGCACGAGAACCTTTCGACCTCCGACAGCCTGCACTTCGGCCCGGCCCAGGAGATCGGCGCGCTCAGCCAGGACCCGCGGGATCTGGTGGCCGCGGACCTGGATGGAGACGGAGACCCGGATGTGGCCGTCGTGAGCCGCAACGGTGACCAGCTGGTCTGGCAACTCAACCGTCTCGCGGAGCTCGAGGCCGACTTCGGTCCCCAGACCTTTGCTCCCGCTGCCGGCGATGGCTATACCCTGCTCAGATCGGGGGATCTCGACGGGGATGGGGACATCGATCTGATCACGATTTCCGATGGCGACGACCAGCTGATCTGGTGGGAGAACACGGGGATCACGGCCGTGCGGGAACCCGCGGTCCAGACGCGGGCACGCAGCCTGGCCCTCTGGCCGGTGGTACCCAATCCATTCAATCCCTCGACCACGGTCCAGTTCGAACTGCCCGTGGCGGGTCAGGTTCGACTGGCCGTCTACAACGCCGCCGGACAGCTGGTGCGCACCCTGCTGGACGAGAACCGGGCCGCCGGCGAATACAGCGTGCTCTGGGAAGGCCTCAACGAGTCCAACGCCCCGGTGGCCAGCGGGCTCTACCTGCTTCGCCTGGAGGCGGGCGGCGAGGTCCTGGTCCGCAAGGCCGTCCTGCTGCGCTGA
- a CDS encoding DUF1569 domain-containing protein: MKSLFDEADVHALSQRLAGLSATTAPRWGSFTADRMICHLVDQLDFAFSGPRDAEVLKGPPMLVRHAIRVFLPWPRGTPTAREMLRTQPDRWASDLATLKQLMNRFLQSRDWTDWAVHPFFGVLSGAQWARLAWRHNDHHLRQFGV; this comes from the coding sequence ATGAAAAGCCTGTTCGATGAAGCGGATGTGCACGCCCTCTCGCAGCGGCTGGCAGGATTGTCAGCCACAACCGCGCCCCGCTGGGGATCCTTCACTGCCGACCGGATGATCTGCCACCTGGTCGACCAGCTGGACTTCGCATTTTCCGGACCGCGGGACGCGGAAGTGCTGAAGGGGCCGCCAATGCTCGTGCGTCACGCGATCCGGGTCTTTCTGCCCTGGCCCAGAGGCACGCCCACGGCCCGGGAAATGCTGCGGACCCAACCCGATCGCTGGGCGTCCGATCTGGCCACTCTCAAGCAGCTGATGAATCGCTTCCTACAGTCGCGTGACTGGACGGACTGGGCCGTTCATCCCTTCTTCGGCGTGCTGTCCGGAGCCCAGTGGGCGCGTCTCGCCTGGCGGCACAACGACCATCATCTGCGGCAGTTCGGCGTCTAG